The sequence GAGGCTGCTAAAAGCAAAGGGGGCTCCCCAGAAGCTGACACAAATTGGTACATAGGATAAGAGGAAGGGGCATATGATAGAATTTATTTGACACAATGAAATGGACTGCAAACACTATGTTCAGTGCAAATGCCTAGCACAATTTTGCTCCATGGTTTTGTACAAATGAGCTGTAAAATGAGAAAGTGATAGGTGTATCTCTAGTATTAGGCTGGCTCTGATATATTGAGCTGAAGAAAATACCAAGAGCTATCTTTTGTAGATATGTTGAGCGGACGGATACATGATGTAGTTATTAGTTGCTTGCATTCTATTTATgcaagtttttgttttgttttgttttttttggactCAATTCAACTCAAGAGCTTAAACTAATAGAATGAGAGACCCATATATGTATGTTAAGATCCATATTTGCCAATGTAATTAATCTGAGATTATTAGTTACTCTATCATACCCAGATAATATGGTTGGTTTATATCTACTATGGAATCTTTGTTTGATAATTCGTTTCTTTGTAATGTGGTATATCAATAaaccataatagagtaaataataatccaacatCATTTAAGTGgtaaatatgttttataatACACAGATTTGAGTCTCTTATCCTATTAGATTAAGGTTTTGGGTTGAATTAAGTgcaaataatatatgtttagCCTATATTTAGTCGCAACAAAATGCTACAATGGTACCAACAACAAACAAATTATGTGATGAGAATATATTGGTGTGTTCTCTAGTTATATTGTCTTAGACATTTTTTGATAAATGGGACCCTTCCAAGAATGAATGCACTCAGTAGGATTTCCTAGTAACTGGAGTAGAATATGTCAGAGCATGGCCCCTGATGCTAACAAGAACTATAAGAGATGCTTGTACTTTGGAGCTTATGACATACAAGATACCCTAAGAATCTAGGTTTGACATAGTTtacttaaatgaaaaaaaagacatataCCATGAAATAATTAGGAAGAAGAGAATGTACCTTTCGAGGAAAGAACACGCTTTTCATGATACTCACTTTCCAGAAATTCGACGTTGAATTTTTTTGGGATGGTGTCAACAGTGGGAATTTTGTATGTCCAGGTTCCATCTGTCACTACTAATCCCTCAGAGTTTGTGATGAACTCCTCAGACATAAAAAACCCAATACCTTGAACAAAAGAACCTTCGATCTataaaaaacaactcaaaagtAAGACAAGATACAATTAAGGCATTAAGGTATATAGGTAGAacgtaaaattaaaaattttcattgcaATTGTTAGGTCCTATTAGGGTAATTACtagttaatttaataaatatggatatGAAGATATAAGCTTGGGTCTTTCATCCTATTTAAGATTTTGGGTAAAATTGAGCCTAAACAACATGCTTGGTTTGCAACGAATAGGTTGCTCTTGTAAGAACTTGGAACCACAGAAATTTTGAACATACTTGACAAGACAAAAGAATCCTAGGACTTTATTAATCCTCAAGATGGACTTTTTTTTAGCTAATATTCAATTGATGTTGACCACTCTGGTGGTTGGCTATGACGATGCGTGTCTTGTATTGTGGTCATAATCAGAATAACAGAATTTTAACAAGTGAATTTAAACTATAACTAATTGCTTGTTTGATCCTTAGAAGGGTTGGATCATGCTGTTTTCACAGCTAGTCAACTAGTCCAGGTAGGTCATAAGCAATATAGTTCcaatcaaaattctaacatTATATACAAAACATACAGATGAAGCATGTTAATGGACAGCATCATAGAAAGTGTCTAATCATTAAAATGGATTTCCATGGTAACGCCTCAAGCCTTCAATATGGTTATTTATATTCTAATGAAGTAATAATAGGAGCAACATATTTCTTAAAGGGCCAACAAACCTGTCCTAAATCAATAGCAGGGTTTAAGCTCTTGCCACAATCATAGGTAAGATCCGCCTGCAAAATCGTGGTAGCACCAGTAAGAAGATCGATCTCCACCTGGAAATCCATGTAGAATTAGTTCGTAGTTCATCTGGACAAATGCAtgctttaaaaagaaaaacacaattcTGCCATCAATGAACACATCAATGGCACAAAAGAACATCGACCATGCATTACCTCACTTATAGCAGCACCataatttagatatatatttgaaCTAGGGTCAGGAACCCAGTAACAACTTGCTGATAAATTGACTGCTTGAGTTTTTGCCTGCCAGttagaaagaaagatatttAGTCAGTACAAGCACATTGATATTTGTTATTCTCTCTGAGGTAATTAAAGGAGTTTTGAATGCAAAGAACTTCTGGCTTGCCAGTTTGCATAATCAAACATTATAGCCTGATAACTAAATAAACAAAGGTgataaataatgcaaataaattAAGTCACAGAACATTCCTTAATCAAATACCAGATGGATAATATTTTCTATAGAATGAAAtaacaacacaaacaaataaaatttggtACTCCTCAAACATCGCATGGATGTTGTGGTCAGTGCTCTACTGTTATTGAGCTGCTATTTCGATAAAATAATTTGTGGAGATTAAAACACGTACTTGGAGTATTAAGGTATCCCATGAAATTGAACCCATTTTCTGTTGCAAGctgtccttgagaaactttagTCTGTCAATCAGGATATTGCAGGCAAGACGAACAGCTTCACAGCTCGATTCAGATGTGGTGCTCCCTGCTGTATATCCTCCTTGAATAAGACTAAATGTATCCGCTTGAATAACTCTTACCCTCTCCAGAAGGTCCTGAATTCTATCATCCCATAGTTGTCCAAGAGCAAAAGCTGCTGTTTGCTTTACTTTCGTCCAGAGTCCCTGGCCTATTTCCACTCCTCCAACTTCTACAATAATTGAACCATCATTTAGAATGCCGACTTTCCCTGGAGTTGGCCTGACCGATACTTGATATATAATGGGTACACAGGAGAGACCACGTTTTTTCCATCTGTTGCAGCTATTGAACTGCTGGATCATTTCAGCACGATCCTGATAACTCGAGTATAATgtgaatttattgaaaatagaaGGTAAAGTATATTCAAAAGGTTCTCCTGCAGCACCTTCATAAAACTTTGTGAGGCTTTTGAAGTCATGAAGattcatctttctaattgaatcAGAATGGATGGACAGAATTGATGCCACATGCTCAATAACAACTTCGGCAATAAAAGATCCTTGTGTCTCACCAGGGCCACGCATGgctgattttgatgaaatatttgTTTTGCAAACCATTGGATCAAAAGAGAGGGAGCCCCAATTGTATTTTTTCAGTCCTGCCATGATACTAAATGGCAATAGTAGGCTTATGTCTTCAGAAATGCCTGCATTGATGAACACATCTACATGCAAAGCCGTAATCTTCCCACTAGATTTGAAACCAACTGAGTAATTTACTTTCATTGGGTGTCGTCCTGCTGCCATTACCATATCAGTTTTGCGATCTAGGTACATTCGAATTGGACAGCGCAACTTATATGCCGCTAGTGCACAAGCAGCCGCAATCTGATATTTGGGCTCACATAAATGAGTACAGCAAAGTTTATGATCCAAGAAGATGTAATCAATGgaaaacttaaacaaaaaaataaagttttgcAGTATCATATAACATCCTGAAGCTACTCAACAAGATCATACTCATGAATAAATCTAAGAGGAAGATctacaaaatagaataaaaaagcttatttattgAGATTATAAGAGTTAAGAcatcaaataagaatgaaagcaAACTTTAAGCAATCAATATGTCTGCGTCTGTGTCACCAAATTGTGTGTACCATTAATTACTTAACTGTGGAACACGGTGCGAAAACTAATTGTTGAAAATATAGTCCCACATtagttgtgtgatagaagtgaaATAGGTTTATAAATAGGTATAGGTTAAGTCTTGAGATTTTTTTGGTGTAAAACACCTAAGCTTATGTAGCACCGATATAGGACCCActagtataaaatataaaatctaacatggtatcaagaGTAATATAGTGaagcccaatatatatattaaaaaaaaggacctctgagacacaagtgaTGTACAAGTTCATATGAGTaagacctctgagacacaaaatagtatacaagtccatgtgtgtaggacctctaaGACATAAAATAGTGTACAAGTTCTAGTAAAAACAGACCAATAGTGTACAAGAATGAGCAAGttcaaactgaaaaaaaaatgacccagttgaacttgagggagggtgttggaaatatagtcccACATCAATTGTGTGATATAAGTgtaatgtgtttatatataggtataggggttgagccataagtcttgagattttttggtgtaagacccctaagcttATGTAGCACCCATACAGGACCCActagtataaaatataaaatctaacactAACAATAGCAGAAAGAGGAAACAAATGCAGGGCATTCAGCTGTATTTGCAGATAATCAAGTGCAAGAATCTGAATGATCCTTTATGGTTCTATATTCTAATGAGGATGACATGATTAATCTCTTCTCAAAAATTCAGTATTTTtctgggaaaaaaaatattaaatagcaCTTGAAAGCTATAATCATCAAGTGTTGGATGTGCTAAACTAGAGGTATTGTTATCTCACTTAATAGAATAGTAAGATTATAGTAGAATCATACATCGGATTTATCCAAGAAAACAATGACCATaaagaatattaattttaaagatgAGAAACTGGATTTATGCATGTTAAACAATAAACATTGTAGCGTAAAATTCATCAAACGAGGGTTTTAAAATGTCAGCAAGCCCCCTCTGAACGACTAATTAAATTGATAGAGTATTTTATAACCACATGCATAATCTCACTTCTTTAGCTTAAGACAGTGCCTTATACAACAGATATTATCAAGTTATGATGAAAACATAGGAAAAAAGCAGGATAAGTAAAAGCGAAATACTAACATGCACTGATTTTGAAACTTTCCCTCCGAAACCTCCTCCAACTCTTCTTGTGATCACACGGACATTGTGATGTGGTATGCCAAGGCATTCAGCAACGGTTCTCTGTGTAGCCTCTGGGATCTGCGTTGAACTATAGACCAACATGCAGTTTTCTTCATCTGGTATGGCTAGGGCTGTTTGAGTTTCCATATAAAAATGATACTGAGAACCAAGCAAAACCTGTACATGTTCATGAACAATCAGTTTAAGGAAAAACCCATTgtataacaaataaaagaattatacTAAAACTGATCTTTGTGCGTTTTTTATATTCTCTCTTTATGAGAAAAAATTCTTAATCAAACTAGTAACCTatatattcttcaataaaaagaatatctttttCTTGAGTGGCCGAATAGACGAGGCCTTACAAATAAATATGGCATGTGCCATacaatgtaataaataaaaaggtagAATActctatttagtccctctaatatagtcagtCTGCCCCTTTGGTCCATCTATTATGATTTGTCCTGAGGAGTtccctctattttaatatttgggaAATGTAAATTCCtttctctaatataatttgtctctAGAAAGTCTTTATgaggatttatatttttcaaatattaaaatagaggaACATCCTagagacaaatcatattagaggggCCAAATGGGCAGACtaactatattagagggactaaatagggtattttaccaaataaaaattatgataattgcAATGTTCAAGTCGCTTGTTTTGCATACGCCTATAGGTATTCACCAcaagaaaagttaaaaaatagtGCAAAAAATTGCACATAGTCGAAACCCAAAGGCCTACTTAACTCTTGACCTATCTCATCAATTCAATAGGACATTCAGTTCAAGGTCCAGTTGGATTTTAGCCCTAGGCACATAATTAGGCTGTTTTATTTGATGGTAGGATTACCAAAACAAACTCATTTCCTTATTCCTAATCGGATGAGTAATATGCTAATTTTACAGAAATAGTAATAGAGAACGAGGACAATATCTTCACCTTATTTGTTGAGCATGTGAACTGTATAAGTAGTTCCCCTTGtgtgttttattatttcattcttaatcaaaataaaagttAGCAACATCCCATATATATGTCAGAAATGATTTGTTAATTTACAAAGTCCCATTGAAAATGAAAGGTAGCGTAAAGGAACTGAACCACCATCTATTGTCCTTACTGCCCATTAAGACTCACTTTGCTTTCACAGTTTTCAGCACCGCCCAGAGATAACTTCATATATTTACTCTCCATCTCATCTGACAAATCCCAAAAACTCTATTGCTTAAGAGCTCAAAGAAAATAGCTATGGAATTTGAATACAAAAGTCAGGCCTTGTTTTCTTCACCCTATTTATGCGTtctatttaaaattacagtAGAGCTCAAACGTGATCAGTGTAGGAATAATCCCACATTACTTCCAGGTCCACAAATCCATTCACCATATATATAAGGCTTCTATAGCATTAGACTCAAAGACAGAATTCTACTATAACTAAACTTATTAACTGAGATATGTTAGATGCAAATGAAATATATTAGCTGGATAAATTTTAACTCGTAAGCTTAAGTTGATAAAATGAGAGACCCAGACTCATACAATCATATTCTTATTTATCGAATTAACCGATGTGAGATTATTTGCTACTAATGCTATTTGATATAATCACCTTGCCTTGGTTCATTCAAATAACAGTAATTTTAAAGTGAAAATCTTCTTCCCATTTAATCTAAATGTAATCAATCAGAAGCGTGACCAACTTTCGTAAGTACATTAGCTAGATGATTTGCAAACACAACAAGAACATTTTAAAGTAAGCATTCACTAGTCAGATAATTAGATGGTCTTTTAAGTGTGTCCATATAAGCACAAAATAGGCaagaaaaatttgaaagtgAGTCAGAAAAGCTAAAAAATGCATATCACTATGGGACAAAGATAGGTTGTATAGGAAAACCTCATCAAGGTTCAAGAGTAAGTAAACCCGTAACCTCAagatgcaaaagaacacaaaaagaGCACCTCAGCAGAGAGAATCTTGTGATCAGCTTCCTCCATTCCTTTGGAAAAATCACCAATCTGCTTAGGATAGAAACGAGGAGGGATCTCAAAGAAACTGGATTTTTTTACAGCATCTTCTATTGATAAAATTGGTGGTTCTAAATTCTCTGTGCTATAGTTGACAATTGCTTGTTTTGCTGCCATATTAGCAAACCTCTGCTTTTCTGCAATCTAAATCAgaaattttgtcaaaaaaaaagaaaagaaaatgacagTAGTTCAGATCATCCATCCAATAAATTAGTCATCCACATGATCAATGCCCCTCTAGAAGAAAAATTAGCTAGAATAACTAGAGTAAACTAGAAAACACAGTCCAGGAAATGAGGCACAAGATTTTACCACAATACCAAGAGGTTGACCAGCATACTCGGTAAGGTTGCTTGCAAGCACTGGTTCCACTCCTAACACAGGATTTACCACAGTATTTTTTCCACCACTAGGGATATCCTTGGAAGAAACAACACTGATGATCTTTTCTGATGCTAGAGTTGATTTGAACTCAAAGCCTTTAACATGAGCTAACGGGCGTGTGCTGTAAATGAATGCTCCATAAAGACAACCTTTGGGAGAAGGTATATCATCCACAAAAACTGCCTCACCtacataattaaataacaagatgtaaaattatttatagtGTGGAAAGCATATTGATCATCTAAAAGAGAACTACACAAACATTCTAAATTTAAAGATTGAAGAACCCTAAAATTGCATTAAAGTTGGGCACCAAAAGCAGAGGAACAGTTAAGTACCATAATGAGCAAAATATCTAGAACTATGACGGCAAAGTTGGATGCTTGTAGCTCAAAGCGGAAGCAGGTAAATCTTTTTaagaattctgaaaaaaaatttctggGACACTTCATATAAATGTTTTGGAGGCTCTTTAAATCTCATAATCTTAACTGGTATATGTAAATCTATAAGCTTtaattgatagaagtggggaTATAAAAGCACTGATCAAAATCTAGATGGACAAGTGATTAGGAAATCCACTCACAAACCATAGATTTATCCCACAAGAAAGGCAGGTTGTTGTATAATTAGTCATGAATTAATTGAAGTGCATTTTTGACCATCTCTTCCCCTTCAACCTCAAAGATGGTTGAtctaatcataataaaaggaaAGGAAGACGTAGGAAGGTCAAACATTTTTGACTGAAGTGAAACTCATAGCATTGATATAACAATCAGTAAATTTAATGAAGCCCAAGCATAgttcttaatatatatccaaTCCATTTTTCGCGGAGGCCTTTCACGATTCTTAAACATTAAAGTTCATTCGTATTCTCAGGAAGACTTTTCAGTTAAAAATAACAAACGGTCTCCTTCTTGGGAAACAAAGGGATAATCCTAGATTAGATGACATGGACTTTTATGCTTGAGatcttcttttgtttcccacacaAGTATTGCATGATGTTTATAAATATGAAGATCTAAGCATATATTCTTGGAAGTTGTTCTTGACAAGGTTGTGTCTGAGAATGATAATAGTtgaattaacaaaattattcatattaaatCTTGTAGTCATATTGTTTCCTAAACACATTATTAATGGACTGGAGTGCTGGTGGTGGGAGAGGGGAAGGGAGTGAAGACTGTCATAACAGAGATTTTTCTAAATAATGACATGAAGATATATGCTAAGCACATAGATGGTACTGCTCTAtttcacaaaatattttatgtagTGTGCTGTTTCCCACACCCCTCGATCACCAATACAATCTCAAACAATTTGATTACAttgcttgaaaaataaattttctattaaTAGGGAAGGTAGCTCTAACAGGGCCAAATGATGAAGTAAATTAAGAAAGTTGTCTACAGATTTGAGTTTGTAAATGACAACCACTGCCTCACTGATGATCCATAAAATGACAAGGGAGATGAAAGAAAGTTTCTACAGCATCTAAAAGACATGAGAATTGGAATACATCAACATACCTGAAGCTTGAACAAGAGCTCCTGCCTTTTTAATTGGTTCACCAACAGGACAATAATCAGCATTAAATTTTAATACCTGTTTGGAAGATAAATgcgaatcatcatcatcatcatcatcataaatttgatgacaatccTCTTTGTTCAAACCGATGGATTTTCTGATGATGCTATTATGATCTTCAACGATTTCTTCAGTACTGCATGATACCACAGGAACATTTCTAAGAGGCCCTGCCAAACCTTGAGCAATTGGTTGCagaaatctaaataaaaaaccaaCCGCCAAACTTGATCTATAAGTAGAATGTGGGGTGTCATCTTTTGGTACGAtagtttttttaagtaatttgaTTGCTTCAAGCAGAACAGATACGGTCATAGTTTTACCCACTAAAAACTTCTCAACTTCTTTTGCTCTAATAGCGTGCTCGCATCCATAAGCACCAAAAACAAGACGCACATTTTCCACAAAATGATCCCCAGAAACCTCATCCATAGAAATATGAGCCATGAAAGCTGAATTCAGATAAGCCAGAGCATTTCCAAGAGGGCGTGGCGATGCTCTGTAAGTTTCAAACAGTAAATTGCATTCCTTTGTGGATTTGGAATTAGTTATGTCATTAATTCCATTAATTCCAGATAAAGAGTGGATGAACGGAGTGCAGAATGGAATATGGACACTCAGAAGCAAGGTTGAGCTGTCGCATGCGGAGCTCTCCAAGAACTCCTCAAGGGAGAGAGTTATCTTTTCTGAGCCCACATCAATACAGACAGTTGAACCTGCTGCAAGAAGTATTGTTGCAATGTCTGATGGAAACTGTCTTCTTTGGGCCATGATGAGATTACCTCCCAGACTGGCAGTATTTCGAATAAATTGTGTAGCAACCTTATTCATATGATCAGCAATTTTGTTAAACATCAATCTTTCATTTAACTGCAAGCCTTCACTTTCTTCTCTCAGAACTTCAATAACCCAAGAAATTGTGGCAGCTGCCCCGATTTCAATGCCTCTGTTATTCCTTTTCACCACTGAAAGTTCTGGGATTCCTCTGATATCAatatatttgtcaaaaatatcCTCTTCCTTATAGTAACCAGAACCTGTGTTACCAGCAACCAATTTTACATTACTCATCCCATTCAGTCTTTCAGAAAACATTATTGTTCTAAGTTCATCGATACTACTAGGACGATACCAACGGCCCTGTGCCAACTTCACATTCTCGATTGGATTTGAGGCATCAGCTGCTGCTCTACTAGAATTACCTCCGTTTTCTGACAACGGATCAGAACAACTACGGATTGAGGATTCGATTTCGGACTTTAGGAAGTCAGGAAATGTGCCAAGTCCATTTTGAGTTCCATCATAGAAAGGCAACATGTTTACATTCACATGTTTATCCCCTTTCTTCCAAAATGAATTGAGGCCTAAATCTTCTAAATCAACATCAGCAGCAAAACTTTTGCAGGCATCCACAATAGGCCGGTAACCAGTGCACCTACATAGGTTACAGGCAATAGCTTTCTCTGCTTCAGCAACAGTGATCTTTGAAAATCCATGTGGAGGTTCAGGCCTATTGGTTTTGTCAGCATTGACAAGAGCAGAACAAAGAGACATGCACATTCCAGGAGTACAAAAACCACACTGAGAAGCATGGAAACCTGCAAACCTCTCTTGAATTGAATGAAAACCATCCTTACTATTTCCAATCCCCTCAATGGTCATAACCGAACAGAGATTTATACTGCAAAGAAGAGTGAGGCATGAGCTCACAGAGAACTGATTCACTCGTCCGCATGACACATCATAGGTTGACAATAGAACAACACAAGCCCCGCAACCACCTGTAacataaaaaatcaaacttttcatACATATCTTTTACATCAAAATATCAATTGTAAACTCCAAAGCTTtctaattcattttcattttttttaacacaatatCTACACCAAGATTTACAAAGCTCTGAAAgcatcaaaatcatcaagtcAATCCCCAAAATCAAATCTTGAAAGAACTATGAAAaaggcaaaaataaaaacctcaaaactcaaaaaggaaaccaaaaaaagaaagaaaaaacatagaaacatagaaacaaagaaagagctCACCTTCTCCACATCCGAGCTTTGCGCCCTTGAATCGCGTCTCAGTTCGCAAAAATTCAAGCAGAGTAGTGGAAGGATCAACATCAGAGAGCTCGAAACGCTCCCCATTGATAGCAAACACCAAATTGCGGCCAGGATTTCGCCATGGATCCACGAGAAGAGCTCGCAGAACCGAGAAGGAACAACAACGTAGGAGTAGAGGTTGGTGAGAGGACCGCTAATGGTATGGATTTAGAGGCATTGCCATTTGCCTCCATGAAAGCATCGAAATGTCCTTCCCGCGCAACGAAAGAAGGAGTCTGTTTGTCTTCGACAGATGGCGAAATCTTGATTTGATTCTcgccatttttttaaaaaatccattttttttatttttataaaaaaataattttcaatgtgACAAGCAACCGGCCACCACACtgtattttacttttatattgACAATTCTTGCATTATAAAAATTTGCCTTTAAGTatcattgatt comes from Dioscorea cayenensis subsp. rotundata cultivar TDr96_F1 chromosome 15, TDr96_F1_v2_PseudoChromosome.rev07_lg8_w22 25.fasta, whole genome shotgun sequence and encodes:
- the LOC120277624 gene encoding indole-3-acetaldehyde oxidase-like; translated protein: MVMGVDDWKSLDSNSTIDRETSNRSSHQPLLLRCCSFSVLRALLVDPWRNPGRNLVFAINGERFELSDVDPSTTLLEFLRTETRFKGAKLGCGEGGCGACVVLLSTYDVSCGRVNQFSVSSCLTLLCSINLCSVMTIEGIGNSKDGFHSIQERFAGFHASQCGFCTPGMCMSLCSALVNADKTNRPEPPHGFSKITVAEAEKAIACNLCRCTGYRPIVDACKSFAADVDLEDLGLNSFWKKGDKHVNVNMLPFYDGTQNGLGTFPDFLKSEIESSIRSCSDPLSENGGNSSRAAADASNPIENVKLAQGRWYRPSSIDELRTIMFSERLNGMSNVKLVAGNTGSGYYKEEDIFDKYIDIRGIPELSVVKRNNRGIEIGAAATISWVIEVLREESEGLQLNERLMFNKIADHMNKVATQFIRNTASLGGNLIMAQRRQFPSDIATILLAAGSTVCIDVGSEKITLSLEEFLESSACDSSTLLLSVHIPFCTPFIHSLSGINGINDITNSKSTKECNLLFETYRASPRPLGNALAYLNSAFMAHISMDEVSGDHFVENVRLVFGAYGCEHAIRAKEVEKFLVGKTMTVSVLLEAIKLLKKTIVPKDDTPHSTYRSSLAVGFLFRFLQPIAQGLAGPLRNVPVVSCSTEEIVEDHNSIIRKSIGLNKEDCHQIYDDDDDDDSHLSSKQVLKFNADYCPVGEPIKKAGALVQASGEAVFVDDIPSPKGCLYGAFIYSTRPLAHVKGFEFKSTLASEKIISVVSSKDIPSGGKNTVVNPVLGVEPVLASNLTEYAGQPLGIVIAEKQRFANMAAKQAIVNYSTENLEPPILSIEDAVKKSSFFEIPPRFYPKQIGDFSKGMEEADHKILSAEVLLGSQYHFYMETQTALAIPDEENCMLVYSSTQIPEATQRTVAECLGIPHHNVRVITRRVGGGFGGKVSKSVHIAAACALAAYKLRCPIRMYLDRKTDMVMAAGRHPMKVNYSVGFKSSGKITALHVDVFINAGISEDISLLLPFSIMAGLKKYNWGSLSFDPMVCKTNISSKSAMRGPGETQGSFIAEVVIEHVASILSIHSDSIRKMNLHDFKSLTKFYEGAAGEPFEYTLPSIFNKFTLYSSYQDRAEMIQQFNSCNRWKKRGLSCVPIIYQVSVRPTPGKVGILNDGSIIVEVGGVEIGQGLWTKVKQTAAFALGQLWDDRIQDLLERVRVIQADTFSLIQGGYTAGSTTSESSCEAVRLACNILIDRLKFLKDSLQQKMGSISWDTLILQAKTQAVNLSASCYWVPDPSSNIYLNYGAAISEVEIDLLTGATTILQADLTYDCGKSLNPAIDLGQIEGSFVQGIGFFMSEEFITNSEGLVVTDGTWTYKIPTVDTIPKKFNVEFLESEYHEKRVLSSKASGEPPLLLAASVHCAAREAIKAAREEFNCTSASPDIFQMNVPATMPVIKELCGLDIVERYLENSLFAQN